One Streptomyces sp. CG4 genomic window, GGCCCTCCTACCAGGCGACCACGCACCAGACGGTGCTGATCACGGCCCTGATCATCGTCGTGCAGGGCCTCGCCAACACCTACACCGTCCAGCTTGTCGCCCTGCTGAACCGTATTTCCGTGTGGTGGCTGCTGATCGGACTCGTCGTGATCGTGGGCACACTCATAGTGATGCCCGAACACCATCAGCCGGCGTCGTTCGTGACCCATTTCGAGAACAACACCGGCTTCACGAACGGGCTTTACGGCGGCATGCTCGGCCTGCTCGTCACGAGCTGGACGTTCACCGGGTTCGACGGCAGCTTCCACATGTCCGAGGAAACGGTCCACGCGACGGTCAACGCCCCCAAGGGCATCATGCGTGCCATCGGCTATTCGGCGATCACCGGGCTGATCCTGATGCTGGCATTGGTCTACAGCATTGGCGACTACGCCAAGGTGGCCGGTTCGGACGCGCCGCCGGTGCAGATTCTCATCGACGGCCTCGGTCTCGGCACCGCGAAGGTGATGCTGCTCATCGTCATCGGCGCGATGCTCTTCTGCGGTCTCGCCAACCTCACCAGCAACACCCGGCAGATCTTCGCGTTCTCCCGGGACGGCGCCATGCCCGGCTCCCGCTGGTGGCACTCGGTCTCGCCGCGCACCCGTACGCCCGTGAAGGCGGTGTGGCTCGCGGTGGTCTGCTCGCTGGCCCTGGTCGTGCCGGGCTGGTGGTCCCACACGGCCTTCACCGCGATCGTCAGCGTCAACGTGGTCGGCCTCTTCCTCGCCTACGCCGTGCCGATCTTCCTGCGGCTGCGGCTGGGTGACGAGTTCCAGCCCGGTCCCTGGCACCTGGGTCGCTGGGGCCGGCCGGTCGGCTGGCTCGCGGTGATCTGGATCGTGCTCAGCAGTGTTCTGTTCATGCTGCCGCAGGCTTCGCCGATCACCGTCGACTCCTTCAACTACGCGCCGATCGCACTGGCCGCGGTCCTGGTCGTGGCGACCGTGTGGTGGTTCGCCACGGCCCGCCGCCGCTTCCAGGGGCCGATCAGCTATGGCCGCCCTGATGAGGTGGCGGCGATGGATCTCATCTGAGAGGGCGCGTCGTCGCCGGGTGCGGGTGCGGGTACGATGCGCGTGCACGTGCGGGTGCGTGGGGGCTGGTCGCGCCCACGCGGCGGGGCCGCACATCGATACGGCCGCGCGCCCCTTCAGGGCGCGGCGGCACCCGCACGCCGGGGCGAGGGACCCCCTGGCCGTCCTTCCAGTGGCGGAGACCAATATTCCTCGCGCCGCGAGCGCCGAAGTGCTGGCAGGGCCATGCCGCCTGCTCCATAGTTGGCGCAAAGCCGTGCCGCAGCCCGGTCCCGACCCGGACACCTGGGGGTATTCGCGCCCATGAGCAGAGCCCAGCAGCCGTCCCGCAGAACCGTCCTCGCCGTTGCCGTCGCCGCGGCGGTGGCCGGCGGAACGGCGCCCGCTGCCGCCGCCGCGCAGCGGTCCGCCACCGACGCCGGCGACCCCGCCGCCGCGCAGGCCCGCCCGATCGACTACCACGCCTGGACCACGTACCACGAGTGGCGCCTCGGCGCCGCCCAGGGGGTCCGGGCCGTCTCCGGCGCCCGTCCCGGCGTGGTGATCGGCACTCCCGCCGGCCGCAGCGACTACACCGACC contains:
- a CDS encoding amino acid permease; translated protein: MSNPRATARGAEDAVVLDDDATLHAMGYPRKLTRRFQAFDNFAISFTIINILSGIFSSFGFGMNAGGPRILVFGWIGVCVMVLLIGAAMAEVASAYPTSGALYFSAGKLAKRHKGAWSWFTGWLNFVGQIGGTAATGYAAATFIQAFMHLQWPSYQATTHQTVLITALIIVVQGLANTYTVQLVALLNRISVWWLLIGLVVIVGTLIVMPEHHQPASFVTHFENNTGFTNGLYGGMLGLLVTSWTFTGFDGSFHMSEETVHATVNAPKGIMRAIGYSAITGLILMLALVYSIGDYAKVAGSDAPPVQILIDGLGLGTAKVMLLIVIGAMLFCGLANLTSNTRQIFAFSRDGAMPGSRWWHSVSPRTRTPVKAVWLAVVCSLALVVPGWWSHTAFTAIVSVNVVGLFLAYAVPIFLRLRLGDEFQPGPWHLGRWGRPVGWLAVIWIVLSSVLFMLPQASPITVDSFNYAPIALAAVLVVATVWWFATARRRFQGPISYGRPDEVAAMDLI